A region of Geobacillus sp. 46C-IIa DNA encodes the following proteins:
- the plsX gene encoding phosphate acyltransferase PlsX, protein MNIAIDAMGGDHAPQEIVLGAARAAAHFSDIRITLIGDEAKIRPYLPSEERISIIHADEVIEATDEPVRAVRRKKHSSLVRMAEEVKEGRADACISAGNTGALMAAGLFVVGRAAGIDRPALAPTLPTVDGKGFVFLDVGANVDARPEHLQQYALMGHVYAKQVRGIANPRIGLLNVGTEDQKGNETMKRAFALLKETNLHFIGNVEARDLLQGVADVVVADGFSGNVALKTIEGTAMALFSLLKQTLTSSVAAKLAAAVLKPKLSGLKKMMDYSEYGGAALFGLNAPVIKAHGSSDANAIFHAVRQAREMVANDVIGTIKAELERTS, encoded by the coding sequence ATGAACATCGCGATTGACGCTATGGGGGGAGACCATGCCCCGCAAGAAATCGTGCTTGGTGCGGCAAGAGCCGCCGCGCATTTTTCCGATATTCGCATTACCTTAATTGGCGATGAAGCGAAAATTCGCCCGTACTTGCCGAGTGAGGAGCGCATTTCGATCATCCACGCTGATGAAGTGATTGAAGCGACCGATGAGCCGGTGCGGGCGGTGCGGCGCAAAAAACATTCGTCGCTGGTGCGCATGGCCGAAGAGGTGAAAGAAGGGCGCGCGGACGCCTGCATTTCCGCCGGCAATACCGGGGCGCTCATGGCCGCCGGGCTGTTTGTCGTCGGACGGGCAGCCGGCATCGACCGGCCGGCGCTCGCGCCGACGCTGCCGACGGTGGACGGAAAAGGGTTTGTCTTTTTAGACGTCGGCGCCAACGTGGACGCCCGCCCGGAACACTTGCAGCAATATGCGCTGATGGGGCATGTGTACGCCAAGCAAGTGCGGGGCATCGCGAATCCGCGCATCGGTTTGCTCAATGTCGGCACAGAAGACCAGAAAGGGAATGAAACGATGAAGCGGGCGTTTGCTCTGCTGAAAGAAACGAACCTTCATTTCATCGGCAACGTCGAAGCGCGCGACTTGCTGCAAGGAGTGGCCGATGTCGTCGTCGCCGACGGCTTTTCCGGCAATGTCGCTTTAAAAACGATTGAAGGGACGGCGATGGCGCTCTTTTCTTTGCTCAAGCAGACGCTGACAAGCAGCGTGGCGGCCAAACTCGCCGCCGCTGTGCTCAAGCCGAAGCTTTCCGGGCTGAAAAAGATGATGGACTACTCCGAATACGGCGGTGCAGCGCTGTTTGGCTTGAACGCTCCGGTCATTAAAGCGCACGGTTCATCCGATGCGAACGCCATTTTCCACGCCGTCCGCCAGGCGCGCGAAATGGTGGCGAATGACGTGATCGGCACGATCAAAGCGGAGCTGGAACGGACATCATAA
- the fapR gene encoding transcription factor FapR codes for MRKSKRERQRLLQETIRENPFVTDEELAEKFSVSVQTIRLDRLELSIPELRERIKHVARQSFADKVRALPLEEVIGDIIDIEPDASAISIFDVKEEHVFRRTRIARGHHLFAQANSLAVAVIHDELALTAKATIRFVRQVKEGERVVAKAKVTGKTKSGRTVVDVNSYVGQELVFSGTFEMYRSNMEKKDGDSNEHRD; via the coding sequence ATGAGAAAAAGCAAACGCGAACGGCAACGGCTGCTGCAGGAGACGATCCGGGAAAACCCGTTTGTGACTGACGAAGAGCTGGCGGAGAAATTTTCCGTCAGCGTGCAGACGATCCGCCTCGACCGGCTTGAGTTGTCCATTCCCGAGCTGCGCGAGCGCATCAAACACGTCGCCCGCCAGTCGTTCGCCGATAAAGTGCGGGCGTTGCCGCTTGAGGAAGTGATTGGTGACATCATTGACATCGAGCCGGACGCGAGCGCCATTTCGATTTTCGATGTCAAAGAGGAACACGTCTTTCGGCGCACCCGCATCGCCCGCGGCCACCATTTGTTCGCCCAGGCGAATTCGCTTGCTGTTGCCGTCATCCACGACGAATTGGCGCTGACGGCGAAAGCGACGATCCGCTTCGTGCGTCAAGTGAAAGAAGGCGAGCGGGTCGTGGCGAAGGCGAAAGTGACCGGCAAAACGAAGAGCGGGCGCACGGTCGTTGACGTGAACAGCTATGTCGGCCAAGAGCTCGTGTTTTCGGGAACGTTCGAAATGTATCGCTCAAACATGGAAAAAAAGGATGGCGACAGCAATGAACATCGCGATTGA
- the recG gene encoding ATP-dependent DNA helicase RecG, whose translation MNEMMQQPVTAVKGIGEETAAALADLGIATVGELLSYAPYRYDDYEQKDLAAVRHEEKVTVEGKVHSAPLLTYYGKKKSRLSFRLLAGRYLVTVVCFNRPYLKEKIVLNETVTVIGKWDRHRQTINAYELRFGAAPEAAGIEPVYSVRSPLTVKSMRRLIKSAFAQFGAHIPDLLPTALRRAYRLVDKQEAVRALHFPRSREELHQARRRLVYEEFLLYQLKMQALRKIMRDERRGIIHSFPEEPVASFVSGLPFSLTNAQRRVIGEILADMRAPRQMNRLLQGDVGSGKTVVAAVALYAAVLSGFQGALMVPTEILAEQHARSLAELLADTGVTAALLTSSVKGKRRKELLAELENGMVDIVIGTHALIQEGVQFRRLGLVITDEQHRFGVEQRRILREKGHAPDVLMMTATPIPRTLAITAFGDMDVSVLDEMPAGRKKVETYWVKHNQFARVLDFIEKELRRGHQAYVICPLIEESEKLDVQNAIDVHSQLVHYYRGKYEVGLMHGRLSADEKEAVMRAFSENRIHVLVSTTVVEVGVNVPNATVMVIYDAERFGLAQLHQLRGRVGRGDAQSYCILIADPKSEIGKERMHIMTETADGFVLAEKDLELRGPGDFFGTKQSGLPEFRFGDPVHDYRILEVARRDAAKLVSSAAFWRDEMYAGLRAELEASGVLDGEKLD comes from the coding sequence GTGAATGAAATGATGCAACAACCGGTGACGGCGGTCAAAGGCATCGGCGAAGAAACGGCCGCCGCGCTCGCCGACCTCGGCATCGCGACGGTCGGCGAGCTGCTTAGCTACGCGCCATACCGATACGATGACTACGAACAAAAAGATTTGGCCGCCGTCCGTCATGAAGAAAAGGTGACGGTGGAAGGGAAAGTGCATAGCGCTCCGCTTTTGACGTATTACGGAAAAAAAAAGTCGCGCCTTTCCTTTCGGCTGTTGGCCGGCCGCTATTTGGTCACCGTCGTTTGCTTTAACCGCCCGTATTTGAAGGAAAAAATCGTTTTAAACGAAACAGTGACGGTCATCGGCAAATGGGATCGGCATCGGCAGACGATCAACGCATATGAGCTCCGGTTCGGGGCGGCTCCGGAGGCGGCCGGCATCGAGCCGGTCTATTCGGTGCGCAGCCCGCTGACGGTCAAATCGATGCGCCGCCTGATCAAGTCGGCGTTCGCCCAGTTCGGCGCGCACATTCCTGACTTGCTGCCGACCGCCTTGCGCCGGGCCTACCGGCTTGTTGACAAACAAGAGGCGGTTCGCGCCCTTCATTTTCCGCGCTCGCGCGAAGAATTGCATCAGGCGCGGCGCCGGCTCGTCTACGAAGAGTTTTTGCTTTATCAGCTGAAAATGCAGGCACTAAGGAAGATTATGCGCGACGAACGGCGCGGCATCATCCATTCGTTTCCGGAAGAGCCGGTCGCATCGTTTGTTTCCGGGTTGCCGTTTTCGTTAACGAACGCCCAGCGGCGCGTCATCGGAGAAATTTTGGCTGACATGCGGGCGCCAAGGCAAATGAACCGGCTCTTGCAAGGCGACGTCGGCTCCGGCAAGACGGTCGTCGCCGCGGTTGCGCTTTACGCCGCCGTGCTGTCCGGGTTCCAAGGGGCGCTGATGGTGCCGACGGAAATTTTGGCTGAACAGCACGCCCGCTCGCTCGCTGAACTGCTTGCTGATACGGGCGTGACCGCCGCGCTCCTCACAAGCTCGGTGAAAGGAAAACGGCGCAAAGAGTTGCTTGCGGAGTTAGAGAACGGGATGGTGGATATTGTCATCGGCACGCACGCCTTAATTCAAGAAGGGGTGCAGTTCCGCCGGCTCGGTCTCGTCATTACCGATGAACAGCACCGGTTCGGCGTCGAGCAGCGCCGCATCCTGCGCGAGAAAGGGCACGCGCCGGATGTCTTGATGATGACGGCGACGCCAATCCCGCGGACGCTCGCCATCACAGCGTTTGGCGATATGGATGTCTCGGTGCTCGATGAAATGCCAGCCGGACGGAAAAAAGTGGAGACGTATTGGGTGAAGCATAACCAGTTTGCCCGCGTGCTCGATTTTATTGAAAAAGAACTGCGCCGCGGCCATCAAGCGTACGTGATTTGCCCGCTCATTGAAGAGTCGGAAAAATTGGATGTGCAAAACGCCATTGATGTCCATAGCCAGCTCGTTCACTACTATCGCGGGAAATACGAAGTCGGTCTCATGCACGGCCGGCTGTCGGCCGATGAAAAAGAAGCGGTCATGCGGGCGTTCAGCGAAAACCGCATTCATGTGCTCGTTTCAACGACGGTCGTCGAAGTCGGGGTGAACGTGCCGAACGCGACGGTGATGGTCATTTATGATGCCGAGCGGTTCGGGCTTGCCCAGCTTCACCAATTGCGCGGCCGGGTCGGACGCGGCGACGCCCAGTCGTACTGCATTTTAATCGCTGATCCGAAGTCGGAAATCGGCAAAGAACGAATGCATATTATGACGGAAACGGCAGACGGGTTCGTGCTTGCGGAAAAAGACCTAGAGCTGCGCGGGCCGGGCGATTTTTTCGGCACGAAGCAAAGCGGGCTCCCGGAATTCCGGTTCGGCGACCCGGTGCATGATTACCGCATTTTAGAAGTCGCCCGCCGGGATGCGGCCAAGCTCGTTTCATCTGCCGCGTTTTGGCGCGACGAGATGTACGCCGGGTTGCGCGCCGAGCTGGAAGCGTCCGGCGTGCTCGACGGGGAAAAGCTAGATTAA
- the sdaAA gene encoding L-serine ammonia-lyase, iron-sulfur-dependent, subunit alpha — MFRNVAELVELAEKEQIKIAEVMIRQEVEVSGRSREEIVAQMDRHLEVMERAVERGLQGVVSRSGLTGGDAMRMQRYIEAGRFLSGETILDAVSKAMATNEVNAAMGVICATPTAGSAGVVPGTLFAVKEKLQPSRKEMIEFLFTAGAFGYVVANNASISGAAGGCQAEVGSAAGMAAAALVELAGGTPSQAAEAMAIALKNMLGLVCDPVAGLVEVPCVKRNAMGAANAMIAADMALAGIKSRIPCDEVIEAMYRIGAAMPVALKETAQGGLAATPTGRAIAARIFGAAAATK; from the coding sequence ATGTTTCGCAATGTCGCTGAGCTTGTCGAGCTAGCCGAAAAAGAGCAAATCAAAATTGCTGAAGTGATGATCCGCCAAGAAGTAGAGGTGAGCGGGCGCAGCCGGGAAGAGATTGTCGCGCAAATGGATCGGCATCTTGAGGTGATGGAGCGGGCGGTCGAGAGAGGGCTGCAAGGGGTCGTGTCCCGCTCCGGGTTGACCGGCGGCGATGCGATGCGGATGCAACGCTATATTGAGGCGGGCCGGTTTTTGTCAGGAGAAACGATTTTGGATGCCGTCAGCAAAGCGATGGCGACAAACGAAGTGAACGCGGCAATGGGCGTCATTTGCGCTACACCGACAGCGGGCTCGGCCGGCGTCGTCCCGGGGACGCTGTTTGCAGTAAAAGAAAAATTACAGCCGTCAAGAAAGGAAATGATCGAATTTTTGTTTACAGCCGGAGCGTTTGGGTATGTCGTCGCCAATAACGCGTCCATTTCCGGCGCTGCCGGCGGCTGCCAGGCGGAAGTCGGCTCAGCGGCCGGCATGGCTGCCGCCGCGCTTGTCGAGCTGGCCGGTGGGACGCCAAGCCAAGCGGCGGAAGCGATGGCGATCGCGTTAAAAAATATGCTTGGATTGGTTTGTGACCCTGTCGCTGGCCTTGTTGAAGTGCCGTGTGTGAAGCGGAACGCCATGGGAGCGGCCAACGCCATGATTGCCGCCGATATGGCGCTAGCCGGCATCAAAAGCCGCATTCCATGCGACGAAGTGATCGAAGCGATGTATCGCATCGGTGCGGCCATGCCGGTAGCGCTCAAAGAAACTGCGCAAGGGGGGCTGGCCGCCACGCCGACAGGCCGCGCCATTGCGGCTCGCATTTTCGGCGCTGCTGCGGCAACAAAGTGA
- the sdaAB gene encoding L-serine ammonia-lyase, iron-sulfur-dependent subunit beta: MKYKSVFDIIGPVMVGPSSSHTAGAARIGLVARKLFGRKPAWARISFYGSFAETYRGHGTDVAIVAGLLGFDTFDDRLPNALEIARIEGLDVSFFTEEAIPHHPNTARLRIGDDRGKLELVGVSIGGGKIEIVELNGFDLKLSGHHPALLIMHNDRYGTIGAVASALARHAINIGHMEVSRKEKGKEALMTIEVDQPLTDDLIRELEQLPNIIQVTKLVD; the protein is encoded by the coding sequence ATGAAATACAAAAGCGTCTTTGATATTATCGGTCCGGTGATGGTGGGGCCTTCGAGCTCGCATACGGCCGGGGCGGCGCGCATCGGCCTTGTCGCGCGCAAACTGTTTGGCAGAAAACCGGCGTGGGCGCGCATTTCGTTTTACGGCTCGTTCGCTGAAACGTACCGCGGGCACGGCACCGATGTCGCCATCGTCGCCGGACTGCTCGGTTTTGACACGTTTGATGACCGCCTGCCGAACGCGCTCGAAATCGCCCGTATCGAAGGGCTCGATGTATCCTTTTTCACCGAGGAAGCGATTCCGCATCACCCGAATACGGCGCGTCTGCGGATTGGCGATGACAGGGGAAAACTCGAGCTTGTTGGTGTTTCCATCGGCGGGGGGAAAATCGAAATCGTCGAGTTGAACGGCTTTGACTTGAAGTTGTCCGGCCACCATCCGGCGCTATTAATCATGCATAATGACCGCTACGGAACGATTGGAGCAGTGGCCAGCGCGTTGGCGAGGCATGCGATTAACATCGGCCATATGGAAGTGTCGCGCAAGGAAAAGGGGAAAGAGGCGTTGATGACGATCGAGGTCGATCAGCCGCTGACGGATGATCTTATCCGAGAATTGGAACAGCTGCCGAACATCATTCAAGTCACAAAGCTTGTCGATTAA
- a CDS encoding DAK2 domain-containing protein produces MTMRTLDGRRFADMVQQGAAHLADNAKAVDALNVFPVPDGDTGTNMNLSMTSGAKEVKANVSDHIGNVAAALAKGLLMGARGNSGVILSQLFRGFAKAVEGKQQVDGFEFAAALQAGVDTAYKAVMKPVEGTILTVAKEAARKAIEVAKKERDVAAVMEAALTEAKAALQRTPELLPVLKEVGVVDSGGQGLVYVYEGFLAALKGETITTARAEVSMDDLVKMAHHQSAQSHIHTDDIEFGYCTEFMVRFEADKLARHPFSEETFRRELSRFGDSLLVVADDELVKVHIHSETPGEVLTYGQRYGSLINIKIENMREQHARIVGKEAETPSRAAAEEAKPYGIVTVAMGAGVAELFRSLGAHAVIEGGQTMNPSTEEIADAIRRANAETVFVLPNNKNVVMAAKQAAELSERRVIVIPSKTVPQGMAALLAFSPAQPAEQNERAMMAALSKVKTGQVTVSVRDTTIDGIEIQKGDYMGLFDDRIIVADKDKIAVTKQLLDALIDEEGEIVTILYGEDATEVEVETIVAYLEKEHDEVEVEVHNGQQPLYPFVISVE; encoded by the coding sequence GTGACAATGAGGACGCTTGACGGAAGACGGTTTGCCGATATGGTGCAGCAAGGGGCCGCGCACTTAGCGGACAACGCCAAAGCGGTCGATGCGCTGAACGTCTTTCCGGTTCCAGATGGTGATACAGGAACAAACATGAACTTGTCGATGACGTCCGGGGCGAAGGAAGTGAAGGCGAACGTCTCCGACCATATCGGCAACGTCGCCGCGGCGCTGGCGAAAGGATTGTTGATGGGGGCGCGCGGCAATTCCGGCGTCATTTTGTCGCAGCTGTTCCGCGGGTTTGCTAAGGCGGTCGAAGGCAAACAGCAAGTGGACGGCTTCGAATTCGCCGCTGCTTTGCAAGCGGGGGTCGATACGGCTTACAAGGCGGTCATGAAGCCGGTCGAAGGGACGATTCTCACCGTTGCGAAAGAAGCAGCGCGCAAAGCGATTGAAGTGGCGAAAAAAGAGCGCGACGTCGCCGCGGTGATGGAAGCGGCGCTCACCGAGGCCAAGGCAGCATTGCAGCGCACGCCGGAGCTGCTGCCCGTCCTAAAGGAAGTCGGGGTTGTCGACAGCGGCGGCCAAGGGCTCGTATATGTGTACGAAGGATTTCTCGCCGCCTTGAAAGGGGAGACGATCACAACGGCACGCGCCGAAGTGTCGATGGACGATTTAGTGAAAATGGCGCATCATCAAAGCGCGCAAAGCCATATTCACACCGATGACATCGAATTCGGCTATTGCACGGAATTTATGGTTCGCTTTGAGGCGGACAAGCTGGCGCGGCATCCGTTTTCCGAAGAAACGTTTCGCCGTGAGCTGAGCCGGTTTGGCGACTCGTTGCTTGTTGTCGCTGACGACGAGCTTGTCAAAGTGCACATTCATTCGGAAACGCCGGGTGAGGTATTGACTTACGGCCAGCGCTATGGAAGCTTAATCAACATTAAAATTGAAAACATGCGCGAGCAGCATGCCCGCATCGTCGGCAAAGAGGCGGAAACACCGTCCCGCGCCGCTGCGGAGGAAGCGAAGCCATACGGTATTGTCACGGTGGCGATGGGCGCCGGTGTGGCCGAACTGTTTCGAAGCCTCGGTGCACACGCGGTCATTGAAGGCGGGCAGACGATGAATCCAAGCACGGAAGAAATCGCCGACGCCATCCGCCGCGCCAACGCGGAAACGGTGTTTGTGCTGCCGAACAACAAAAACGTTGTGATGGCGGCCAAGCAGGCAGCGGAACTTTCGGAACGGCGCGTGATTGTCATTCCGTCGAAAACCGTTCCGCAAGGCATGGCGGCGCTTTTAGCCTTCAGTCCGGCGCAACCGGCTGAGCAAAATGAACGGGCGATGATGGCGGCGCTTTCAAAGGTGAAAACAGGGCAAGTGACGGTTTCCGTGCGCGATACGACGATCGATGGCATCGAGATTCAAAAAGGGGATTACATGGGGCTGTTTGACGACCGCATTATCGTCGCTGACAAGGACAAGATCGCGGTCACGAAGCAGCTGCTTGACGCGCTGATCGACGAGGAAGGCGAAATCGTCACCATCCTGTACGGTGAAGATGCGACCGAAGTGGAAGTGGAAACGATCGTTGCCTATCTTGAAAAGGAACATGACGAAGTGGAAGTCGAAGTGCATAACGGCCAACAGCCGCTATACCCGTTTGTCATTTCTGTTGAGTAA
- a CDS encoding Asp23/Gls24 family envelope stress response protein: MSIEWQTKYGRIEIANEVIAMIAGGAAVDCYGIVGMASKNQIRDGLSEILRRENFSKGVIVREENGEVHIDMYIIVSYGTKISEVAHNVQSKVKYTLDQTLGLAVQSINIYVQGVRVTNP; the protein is encoded by the coding sequence ATGTCGATCGAATGGCAAACAAAATACGGGCGCATTGAAATCGCCAATGAAGTCATCGCCATGATTGCGGGGGGAGCGGCCGTCGATTGCTACGGCATTGTTGGAATGGCGTCCAAAAACCAAATTCGCGACGGGTTGTCGGAAATTTTGCGCCGCGAAAACTTCTCGAAAGGGGTCATCGTCCGGGAGGAAAACGGCGAAGTACATATCGATATGTACATCATCGTCAGCTACGGGACGAAAATTTCCGAAGTCGCCCATAACGTGCAGTCAAAAGTGAAGTATACGCTCGACCAAACGCTCGGGTTGGCGGTTCAGTCGATCAACATTTACGTTCAAGGGGTTCGGGTGACGAATCCGTAG
- the rpmB gene encoding 50S ribosomal protein L28 gives MAKCFVTGKKKSFGNTRSHAMNANRRTWKANLQKVRILVDGKPKRVWVSARALKSGKIKRV, from the coding sequence ATGGCGAAATGCTTTGTCACCGGCAAGAAAAAATCGTTCGGCAACACGCGTTCACACGCTATGAATGCCAATCGCCGCACGTGGAAAGCCAACTTGCAAAAAGTGCGCATTTTAGTCGACGGCAAACCGAAACGCGTCTGGGTTTCGGCGCGCGCACTGAAATCCGGGAAAATTAAACGCGTCTAA
- the spoVM gene encoding stage V sporulation protein SpoVM — MKFYTIKLPKFLGGIVRAMLNAFKKG; from the coding sequence ATGAAGTTTTATACCATTAAGCTGCCGAAGTTTTTAGGCGGGATTGTGCGGGCGATGTTGAACGCATTCAAAAAAGGATAA
- a CDS encoding thiamine diphosphokinase: MIIHIVGGGPRELLPDLRLYDGGDVCWVGVDRGTAALLEAGFRPVRAFGDFDSLPAGDVAKLQQAFPNLDVWPAEKDKTDMEIALDWAVEQTARCIRLFGATGGRLDHLFGNVELLLKYAGRPIEIVDRQNVLTVHLPGTYTVVHDARYRYVSYIPISETVAELTLIGFKYPLTNCHISRGSTLCISNELIQSSGTFSFSEGILMMIRSSDSSCP; the protein is encoded by the coding sequence ATGATCATCCATATCGTCGGCGGCGGCCCGCGCGAGCTTCTCCCTGACTTGCGCTTGTATGACGGAGGAGACGTGTGCTGGGTCGGCGTCGATCGCGGAACAGCAGCGCTGCTTGAGGCAGGTTTTCGGCCGGTGCGGGCGTTTGGCGACTTCGATTCACTGCCGGCCGGGGACGTTGCCAAGCTGCAGCAGGCGTTTCCTAATCTTGACGTATGGCCGGCGGAAAAAGACAAAACCGATATGGAGATCGCCCTCGATTGGGCGGTGGAACAAACGGCCCGCTGCATCCGCTTGTTCGGCGCGACCGGCGGACGGCTCGATCATTTGTTCGGAAACGTCGAGCTGTTGTTGAAATACGCCGGCCGGCCAATTGAAATTGTCGACCGGCAAAACGTGCTGACCGTTCATCTGCCCGGCACATACACGGTTGTGCATGACGCGCGGTACCGCTACGTATCGTACATCCCGATTTCCGAAACGGTGGCCGAACTCACGCTCATCGGATTTAAATATCCGTTAACGAATTGTCATATTTCTCGCGGCTCGACACTATGTATTAGTAACGAACTTATCCAATCTTCCGGTACTTTTTCGTTTTCCGAAGGCATATTAATGATGATAAGGAGCAGCGATTCCAGCTGCCCGTAG
- the rpe gene encoding ribulose-phosphate 3-epimerase, producing MIRIAPSILSADFARLAEEIRSVEEGGADWIHVDVMDGHFVPNLTLGPPIVAAIRPVTKLPLDVHLMITDPDRYIPAFAEAGADLISVHVEACVHLHRTIQLIKEQGVKAGVVLNPHTPVDMIRHIMAEVDLVLLMTVNPGFGGQAFIPAVVPKIREVAELANEQNKAIDIEVDGGVNAKTAPLCVEAGANVLVAGSAIYNAPDRAAAIRALREACAK from the coding sequence ATGATCCGAATTGCGCCATCGATTTTATCGGCCGATTTTGCCCGTTTGGCCGAGGAGATTCGTTCTGTGGAAGAAGGCGGGGCCGACTGGATTCATGTTGACGTGATGGACGGACACTTTGTGCCGAACTTGACGCTCGGTCCGCCGATTGTGGCCGCCATTCGTCCGGTGACGAAGCTGCCGCTGGATGTCCATTTAATGATCACTGACCCGGACCGGTATATTCCGGCGTTTGCCGAGGCTGGGGCGGATCTCATTTCCGTCCATGTCGAGGCGTGTGTGCATTTGCACCGGACGATCCAGTTGATTAAAGAACAAGGCGTGAAAGCCGGAGTGGTGTTAAATCCGCATACGCCGGTTGATATGATCCGCCATATCATGGCCGAGGTGGATCTCGTCTTATTGATGACGGTCAACCCAGGATTTGGCGGACAGGCGTTTATTCCGGCCGTGGTGCCGAAAATCCGCGAGGTCGCCGAGCTCGCTAATGAACAAAACAAGGCGATCGACATTGAGGTCGACGGCGGCGTCAATGCGAAGACGGCGCCGCTTTGCGTCGAAGCGGGGGCGAATGTGCTTGTTGCAGGGTCAGCCATTTACAATGCCCCCGACCGGGCAGCCGCCATTCGCGCCCTCCGTGAGGCGTGCGCCAAATAG
- the rsgA gene encoding ribosome small subunit-dependent GTPase A, which yields MAEGQIIKALSGFYYVLSEGNVFQCRGRGVFRKQKVTPLVGDRVVFTATGETEGYILEICERQNELVRPPVANVEQAILVFSAVSPDFSAKLLDRFLVLVESKNITPIIVISKIDLLDGEAKETITQYVRDYRRIGYEVIETSAVTKGGLDELASRLCGRVSVVAGQSGVGKSSLLNALRPDLQLKTGDISTHLGRGKHTTRHVELLEVAGGLVADTPGFSALELDQIELDELPHYFPEFRVYEEGCKFRGCLHLAEPKCAVREAAAAGDIAPYRYDHYLSFVAEMKERKPRY from the coding sequence ATGGCAGAAGGGCAAATCATTAAAGCGTTGAGCGGATTTTACTATGTCCTGTCCGAGGGCAACGTGTTTCAATGCCGGGGGCGCGGCGTGTTTCGCAAGCAAAAAGTGACGCCGCTTGTCGGCGACCGTGTCGTCTTTACGGCGACGGGCGAGACGGAAGGCTATATTTTGGAAATTTGTGAACGGCAAAATGAACTGGTGCGGCCGCCGGTCGCTAACGTCGAACAGGCGATCTTAGTTTTTTCTGCTGTAAGCCCGGACTTCAGCGCCAAGCTGCTTGACCGCTTTCTCGTCTTAGTCGAGTCAAAGAACATCACCCCGATCATTGTCATTAGCAAAATCGACTTGCTTGACGGCGAGGCGAAAGAGACAATCACCCAATATGTGCGCGATTACCGGCGCATCGGCTATGAGGTGATTGAGACGTCGGCGGTGACAAAAGGAGGCCTCGACGAGCTGGCCTCGCGTCTTTGCGGCCGCGTCTCCGTCGTCGCCGGGCAGTCGGGCGTCGGCAAGTCATCGCTGTTAAACGCGCTCCGCCCGGACTTGCAGCTGAAAACGGGCGATATTTCCACCCATTTAGGGCGCGGCAAACATACGACCCGCCATGTTGAGCTGCTTGAGGTCGCCGGCGGGCTCGTTGCCGATACTCCCGGGTTTAGCGCGCTTGAGTTGGATCAGATTGAGCTTGATGAGTTGCCGCATTATTTTCCAGAATTCCGGGTGTACGAAGAGGGGTGCAAGTTCCGCGGCTGCCTCCATCTCGCCGAACCGAAATGCGCGGTGCGCGAAGCGGCGGCAGCCGGGGACATCGCACCGTACCGCTATGACCATTATTTAAGTTTTGTCGCTGAAATGAAAGAACGAAAGCCGAGGTATTGA